ttttctccaggctaaacaaccccagttccctcagccgctcctcatcagacttgtgctctagacccttcaccagcttcgatgcccttctttggacatgctccagcacctcaatgtctctcttgtagtgaggggcccaaaactgaacacagtattcgaggtgtggcctcaccagtgctgagtacagggggacaattacagccctagtcctgctggccacgctatttctgatacaagccagaatgccattggccttcttggccacctgggcacagtGCTGGCccatattcagccagctgttgaccaacaccgcgggtccttttccgccaggcagctttccagccactcttccccaactctgtagcgttgcatggggttatcCAAGTGCAGAACCTGgcactcagccttgttgaatctcatatAATTGGCCTTGccccattgatccagcctgtccagatccctctgtagagtcTTCCTACTGTCAAGCAGATCAAtgctcctgcccaacttggtgtcatctgcaaactgactgagggtgcactcgatccccttgtccaaatcattaataaagaaagatgttaaacagaactggctccAATActcagccctggggaacaccacttgtgaccggccgccaacaGGATTTAACTTCATTCACCACAGgtctttgggcccggccatccagacagttttttacccagtgaagtgtatgcccatccaagccatgagcagccagtttctccaggagaatgctgtgggaaatggtgtcaaaagctctactaaagtctaggtagacaacatccacagcctttccctcatccactaagcgggtcaccttgtcataggaGGAGATCAGGGTAGACAAGCTGCTTGACTAAACATTAGGTACAGCATTTCCTTGATAGCCTCTGTCTCTACCTTCTGTCTTGCAAGACACTGTAACACAACAGCATGAACCTACAGGCTAATCATCTGGACTGTTTTAAAGCTGCATGGTTAAGCTTGGTACCAAACTACTACAAGAAAGTTACATGAGATAAAACACTTCTGAGCTTGAAAATTACAGCAGCCTTATTCCTTCCATTGTTACGAGTCCCTTCTTTCTTGTCTTCACATGGAGAGATGTGCTAACAAATGAatgtcccctcctccccacaatCATTTAATGAATTGGAGTTACACTGTCAAGGAAGTTACTACTTGGCCAAGACAGCATTTTTAGATGCTTAAACTCCTGACTCTGCTGAAAGTAAGTCCTAAAACCAGGTCTTTCTTCATTAATAGCATgtcaatttccttttttatggcttttcagctgcttctttcagCTCACCCCCTAAAACAATACTTCCATTATACATAAGGAAACAAACcttaacaaaacagaacaaacaggCTTAGAAAACTGTAAATATGAAAGCTGAGCATGTACTGCTAGACAAGACCATAACCATAGATAAGGGCAAAAAGTTGTTTAcgacatttttttctcctgtaaacCTTCAAAAAGGTTCCTCCTGTATTTGATTTGTTACTAGCTACAAAGAAAAGTAACTGTACCTGAGAAAAAATTggttttcaaacactttttccAGTTaatgtgcatgcgtgtgtgtgtgtgtgtgtgtctgtgtatttttctttcctggacTGAACTCAAGTAttgaattttctattttttattctttccttctgaaagtGGAATTGTTTTGTCTGCTGAAAATATTCCCTGAGCATAACATAAAGAgactcttattttatttctttgttttaagcaTCTTGgcaatttaataattttatttgaaacataTTGTGATAAGGTTGCCTGATACGACATGACTTTATTGGGCAAATTGTGCCCTAGGAGTCTAATGCTGAACACATCTCCACTCACTAATCATGAATAGTATTGCCTATGGTGCTTATAGCCATCATAAACAAGTTACTTCCTCATTCCCCTTTGACAGTCAGTGCTTATATGGAATTAAATAGTATTTCTATGATCATTTTTTGGTCTTGAAGGTTCCCAGGATTTTGGGCATGAATTTTCCCATCTTCTTGTCTTTGGCATCTGTGTCATATTCCTCTTCACTTTGACTCGTATGTTCATCCTTTTTGCAGAAGACCTCAAATCTACTGTAGACTCGCTTCTCCTTACGCatattctccatttttttcagaagagtatCTCTATCCTCTGATGGTTGCCGATGCAGATTTCGTTTCTGGCTCCCAAAACTCTCTGACCTGTGGATGTTacagcttttctccttctcaccTTTCCTTTCCAGGCTTGTAGTTGACTTAGAAAGATCAGGATTACTAGTGGATGGTAGTTGCTTGGCCAGTTCAGCTCTGTTCTTCTGACTGTTTGCAGAGATTTGTTCCAAAATCACCTTGGTGTCATCACGGAGGTTGCTGCTGTACAGGATGTTAGCTGTGGACGAAGGAAATCTCCCCTGTGTTGGTTGGCTGCTTTTGGGAGGAAGTGCTGTTGCAAAtttatgggttttttcttcctccatcatTTCCTGACAGTCCCCTATGGAAGATCGTTTGAGAACCACAGCCTGCTTGTCAGATTTTCCACTCTCAGAAGTGGGTTCCTCTTCCaatttcttttcaccttttgGGTTCAAAAGCTGCTTCAGCCGTAGTGacccttttcttaaaaattccattggattttgttcttgttttgaaCAGTCTTCCTCAGATTTATTGAGAGAGCTGTCAGATCCTTGACTTCTAGGTAAGTTTTCAAGAACTGATGTGGTACTTGTCCTAATCTGTGGTTTCTTCAGTTCTGTATTGACTAATTTTTGAGTGTCTTCTTTGAATGTcactctttccttcttctctggaAGAGTCAATTTCTGAGTGTCTCCTACAAATATAAGACTCTCCTTCTCTGGAAGAGCAGGTTTATTCTCTATGGGGTAAAACCGAGATGATAATTTGTCCACCTTAGTGCTAATATGCGCTAGGGGATCTTTACTCAATGTGTCAACAAGCTGGGGGGTTGATGAGGCCATTCCAAATGTTCTGTCAGCCTCTCCATGCACTTTGTAAGTACTGCAGGAGTCTTTGGAGTCTAGTACTCTACTCTCCAGAATCTTATATTGCACAGATTTGGtacatttcttctctgtgttctGGGATTCTTCCTGTAGATAACTGGAAACAGCTTTGGTATGAGTGACTGTAGCTCGCTCTGTGTCTTTGCCCACAGCTTTGTACTTCTCTAAAAGTTCTGCCACTTTAGATGAGGCAGCTGTCTTTATAGTTTCATTGTCTTTTGTCAACTCACTGgacatttgttctttttggaTCATCTGAACCTTTTCTATTGTGGTGTTAGGCTGATCTAACTTGGCAGCACTGAAAATCAGAGAGGACCTGAGTCTTGAGCTCCTCTGGATCAAAGGATTTATTCTGGACCTAAAGGCATCTTGTTTCATTATAGGGGTTTCTTCACCTATTCTATCAGGATCTGCAAAGTCTTTGGCACTTTCAATTCCCAGTGACTTGCTATTAAAAGACATGGGAGATTTGAATGCTGGGATGAGGTCAGTGGGGTGTTTTGTGAGGGTATCCCCGAGAACATCATTATATGCCTCTGATTCCATAGGCATTGGAAGACCTTCTTCTGGTTCGGACTGGTAGGCACTAAGGTATGAAGAAATCCTCCAGTTACGTAAACCTGTTCTATTTTCCTGTGTGTTCTTGTCTTCGTCTTGGTCCTCATCTTTGTCTTGTAAGAACAGGCGTTGTTCCAGGCTTTGTTTCTGTGTAGGAGAAGTCTGGCAAATAAATTTCTGTCCTATATTCTGCCTTCTTAACATCATTCCCATTGGGCCGTTGCCTGCAGGATTCAGCTGATCAGAGCCATGTCTCACTTCCCTGGAAGAATTTGAAGGTACGTAATCCAGCCTTAAGGGGAAACCCTCCTGTGGAAAATTGGACTCAAGTTCAGGGTATCTGGGTCCCTCTCCGTAGTCTTCCAGTTCATTAAATCCTGGCCTACCACCTCGGATTCTCTCAAAGAGTCCCTGAGGTCTGCCAGAAAGATAGGGATGTTCAAACTGGTACTGGTAGAACTGATCCTTCTGAAAATGACTAGACTGGATTTTAAATTCATCCATATTGTTCATGAACATCTGCCTGGCATACTGTttagaagcagcaaaattttcaaatgttccTTCTGCAAAACTGTGTCTCTTAAAAGCATCCAACTCCAACTGCTTGGAACGGAGAAAACCCCTGACAGGATCCATCTGCGAATTCTCCATTTCTACCTTTTTATACATTCGCATGGCCGACCCCTCCACGGTATGGCGCAACATGTCATCCCGCCTGAAATTGGTCAGGAAATACCTGTCTGGATCAACTCTGTCCataaaggagggaaaaagattGTCATCCCTCTGGAACATCAGGGGTgctttttttggaaagaaaggcatGTTATTCCCAAAGGGAGTCATGGCAAATGTGTTCTCTGCCTTTGCCAAGACATTGGCTGGAGGAACAAGAGGTTCTGACTGTGCAAACAAAATTCGGAATTCTTCATCAAAGCTGGCCACCAGCTCTCCCTGGAAGATGTGTGCAATGCTTCTGTGAATCTTCTCAAAAGACCACATAAAACTACAAAGAGAAATAGAAGTAATGACAGTGTATTAGCATCAAGTAACTTGATTTTACCACTTTACATTAAACCATTTCCTTGACTGAAGAAAATTCTCCTGACATTATTTACTGCTCAGGCAGCTATTTGTTACACATTATTGTTCCCAGGCCTCACAGGTATGAATTGATTTGGCATCACATCTTTGCAGAGGATTTTACAAGGCAATAAATGacttctcttctgaaaaagcCAGTGAGTAGTAACAACAGCAAGAGAGCAAGCTGATGATAATCCTTATATGAAGTAGATATTCCTGCAATTACTTTGGGTTGTAATTGGTTTTTATAACTGAAATGTTGTGCCCATCTTTACAAAGAGCAAAGGGATCAACTAGGGAACTACAGCAAGTCAGCCTTACCTTAGTCTGAGGGAAGATTGTGGAGCAAATCTtcctggaagccatttccagGCACAGGAATAACAGAAAGACAACTGGGATCAGACAGCAGGGATTTACCAAGGGCAAACCATGCCTGACCCAATCTGATTGCCTTCTACAAAGAGAAGGCTGGCTGCGTGGACAAGGGGACAGCAGaagatgaggtttttttcttgagtttAGCAAGGGTTTCCACATGGCCTTTACCTAAGTATCTTTGTAGCCAAATTGGAACACTGTGGACTGAAAGAGTGTTCCACACAGTAAACGGGAAATTGGTTAGACTGTCAGGCTTAACGGGTGGTGGTCAGTGATTTGAAGTCTGACTGGTGGACAGTTGtaagtggtgttcctcaggggtcaggGCTTGGGGAAATAGTCTTTAACACTgtcattaatgacctggacaaCAGGACAGTGTGCACCCTGAGCaagcttgcagatgacaccagaATGGAAGGATGGTGCAGTTGATGTGCCAGTCAGGGCACATCAACAGGCTGGGGAAATgtgctgacaggaacctcatgaaattcagcaaaggcaaatgcagaATATTGCACCTGGGATGGAACAACCCCATCCACCAATACAGGCTGAGGATGACTATCTAGAAAGCAGCTTGGCTGAAAATGACCTGGGGGTTCTGGCAGGcaacaagatgaaaaaagacAGCAGCACCTTTGCAGAGATGGTAGCTCAACACGTACAGGGATGCAGTAGTAAAAGTGCAGCCAACAGGTCAATGGAAGCGATTATTCCCCCCCTAGTCAGCACTTGTGACACTGTAGCTGGAGTACTGAGTCtagttttcacagaatcacagaatggttgaggttggaagggacctctggcactcatctggtccaacccccctgctcaagcagggccacctagagtcagttgcccaggaccgtgtccagatggtttttgaatatctctaaggaTGGACACTCCACAAGGtccctgggcaacctattccagtgttcAGTTaacctcacagtaaaaaaagtgtctCCTTATGTTCAAATGGAAcctcctctgtttcagtttgtgccccttgcctctggtcctgccactgggcaccactgacTAACCCTAATCCAAAAACTCCCTTCAAAGCAGAATAGTTAAAGAGACCAAGGAGTAGGCCTTTACGTTTCAAGAGCAAGTCACTTGTATGGAATTACCTGTGCCTTTATTGTTAATAACTATactggggttaacccacaacacctTATAATTACTGTATCTTTTTTACAGATCATTTGCACTCTTGATGTGAAGGAAGCTTGGCTTCCAGTGTCTGGGCTTGAGGGCTTGTTTAATTGGTGTATCTACCTCAGTTGCAAATGgtgtatttttcctgaaaattgtTGCTCAGTATGCTTCAGTGAGAAAAACTTTTGTCACTGATGTTCATTTGGAAGTGCTGAAGCACTGCTTTACCAATTAACCAGCCTCTTTCTCAGTGAAACTGGGACATGTAACATTGTAGGGTTTCTCACCTGTAGTTGCCACTCAGCACCACCATGCAGTCCACCAAGAGGAATTTCTCTTTCACATGGCCTTTGAAGGACATCCCTGTGCGGCAGTAGTAGGTTGGGCCAGAAACTGTCCTCACCCTTAGGAACTGCAAACCAGACAAGGCACTGACTCAGTTGGAAGCTGTTacttccctccccctgcccctccttcttccccttgcTCTTTTAACTTCCATCCTGCCACCATGTTTATACTTCAGCTCTAGTGATTCTGCCTGCATACACAATAGATAGATAAATCCGTGTATTAGTGTGTCCTCAGCCTTCAGCCCTGTATTGTTGTGCCAGCTCTCCTAGCTTTCTTCATACTCGTCTTTCTTTCACTAGGCTCTGGcccattttcccctttctcaggTTTTTACTGTCATAACAGCCCTCTGTGTCCCAGGACATATCCCCCTCAGGATGCGAATTAGGGGCAGGGCAGGTCTTTGGTTTGCTCACCTCCACATAGTTAAGATTGACTCTGCATTTAGCAGCTGTATCGAGGAAAAGTTGAGAGTTCATTTCATCCAGCAAGATGTACACAGGCACTCTGCGAGCAGCAGCATCCAACACCTCAAACAGCAGATCCACATCAGTGAAAATGTCCATCACTATGGCTACCACCTAGGAAAAGAATGCAAGAAAGACATCAGCGATCTGTGCCTGCTTATGCCCTCACTGATCACATTCCCCTGCACCTCACATTCCGAAGATGCACTGCTGCACTGTCTCCATTTCAACTGCCTTTTTAAACAGGAACCTTCCCATTTAAAGGTTCCTTTAAACATTGTGGGCCCCAGAACTGGAAACAGAATTGCTATCTAAGGTGTATATTCTGTATATGAGTGTGAGAGGTGAGGGAAAAACCTCACTGCCACTGAGAGTTCCCTTAGTCATTAATCCAATGATAGCAGGTATTTTTTTGCTCACATAACCAAACTGGAAGGTTGTATTGAGCTGCTTGACCACTACCTGTTCACCCCCTCCAACACACCCATGCCATTTTTAGATAACTTCTTGGCCAACGTTCAGTCAGCCACTATATAGCTGCACCTATATGCTGATAATATGGGAAGCAGCTTCAAAGCTCTATCTCCCTGTCCGTCCCAACTCTTATTTCATCAGTGagtataaatacctgatggaaGGGTGTAAGGAAgatggagccaaactcttctcagtggtacgcagtgaaaggacaagacaCAAATTGAAATATAGGAAATTCCaattaaacataagaaaaaccTCTTTTACTGCAAGGGTgattgaacactggaacaggttgcccagaaaggttgtggagcctccatccttggagatactcaagGACACGTCCTAAGAAACCCTCTCTTaattgaccctgctttgagcaggggggctggactagaccatgtccagaggtccctttcaaaTTCTGTGAACTCTTCGTATATTTTTAGCATGGCCTTACACACTTTTCCATAAGACCAGAGAGCAGAGGCTAGCTCTGATGCAGTAAACGGTAGTTTTAGAATCGTCCTTCCCCTCTGTCAGGTCCTGGGAGCAAAGTTAAGGGAATTAGCAGAGGACCTGAGGCATTCCGATTCATCTTTTGCACACATATAATTTTATCTCTGCCCTAGTTGGGCTCTTCACTGTCTCACCTGTTGAGCTGCTCGAATCATTC
Above is a genomic segment from Ciconia boyciana chromosome 2, ASM3463844v1, whole genome shotgun sequence containing:
- the FAM83H gene encoding protein FAM83H, whose amino-acid sequence is MARRSQSSSQGDNPLDPNYLPPHYKEYYRLALDVLTEEGKESYQRFLAEEAAPDFLCNSEVDHIIQNLQKPQYANQEGNTDTAGDNDMDGSSGTYWPMNSDLAVPELDLGWPMVFGFRGTEVTTLVQPPPPDNPSIKEEARRMIRAAQQVVAIVMDIFTDVDLLFEVLDAAARRVPVYILLDEMNSQLFLDTAAKCRVNLNYVEFLRVRTVSGPTYYCRTGMSFKGHVKEKFLLVDCMVVLSGNYSFMWSFEKIHRSIAHIFQGELVASFDEEFRILFAQSEPLVPPANVLAKAENTFAMTPFGNNMPFFPKKAPLMFQRDDNLFPSFMDRVDPDRYFLTNFRRDDMLRHTVEGSAMRMYKKVEMENSQMDPVRGFLRSKQLELDAFKRHSFAEGTFENFAASKQYARQMFMNNMDEFKIQSSHFQKDQFYQYQFEHPYLSGRPQGLFERIRGGRPGFNELEDYGEGPRYPELESNFPQEGFPLRLDYVPSNSSREVRHGSDQLNPAGNGPMGMMLRRQNIGQKFICQTSPTQKQSLEQRLFLQDKDEDQDEDKNTQENRTGLRNWRISSYLSAYQSEPEEGLPMPMESEAYNDVLGDTLTKHPTDLIPAFKSPMSFNSKSLGIESAKDFADPDRIGEETPIMKQDAFRSRINPLIQRSSRLRSSLIFSAAKLDQPNTTIEKVQMIQKEQMSSELTKDNETIKTAASSKVAELLEKYKAVGKDTERATVTHTKAVSSYLQEESQNTEKKCTKSVQYKILESRVLDSKDSCSTYKVHGEADRTFGMASSTPQLVDTLSKDPLAHISTKVDKLSSRFYPIENKPALPEKESLIFVGDTQKLTLPEKKERVTFKEDTQKLVNTELKKPQIRTSTTSVLENLPRSQGSDSSLNKSEEDCSKQEQNPMEFLRKGSLRLKQLLNPKGEKKLEEEPTSESGKSDKQAVVLKRSSIGDCQEMMEEEKTHKFATALPPKSSQPTQGRFPSSTANILYSSNLRDDTKVILEQISANSQKNRAELAKQLPSTSNPDLSKSTTSLERKGEKEKSCNIHRSESFGSQKRNLHRQPSEDRDTLLKKMENMRKEKRVYSRFEVFCKKDEHTSQSEEEYDTDAKDKKMGKFMPKILGTFKTKK